The Trinickia acidisoli genome includes a window with the following:
- a CDS encoding response regulator, whose translation MIRVLLADDHAVMRDCLLHILEAAQSFVVAGQSSDGESTLALVRSTNADVLVLDLTMPAGGGIGLIERIRAANPRLRVLVLSMHAEPHVMERAFKAGADGYLTKESAGTDLVLAVRKVAHGEAYAGLGHAERSPQRLERLTPQPHDALTSREREVLRHLAAGETSRRIADVLDLTPQTVSTHKKHILEKLALANDAALIRYAMRHGLDGEGDESGVD comes from the coding sequence ATGATTCGCGTGCTCCTGGCGGATGACCATGCAGTCATGCGCGACTGCTTGCTGCACATTCTGGAGGCTGCGCAGTCGTTCGTCGTTGCAGGTCAGTCGAGCGACGGCGAATCGACGCTCGCACTCGTGCGCAGTACGAACGCCGACGTGCTCGTGCTCGACTTGACGATGCCGGCGGGCGGCGGCATCGGTCTGATCGAACGCATCCGCGCCGCGAATCCGCGACTTCGCGTGCTCGTTTTGAGCATGCATGCCGAGCCGCATGTCATGGAGCGTGCCTTCAAGGCCGGGGCGGATGGTTATTTGACGAAAGAGAGCGCGGGTACCGACCTCGTCCTCGCCGTGCGCAAAGTCGCGCACGGCGAAGCGTATGCAGGGCTTGGCCATGCGGAACGTAGCCCGCAACGCCTCGAACGGTTGACGCCGCAGCCGCACGATGCGCTCACCAGCCGCGAACGAGAGGTTTTACGTCATCTCGCGGCAGGCGAGACGAGCCGGCGCATCGCCGACGTGCTCGACCTCACGCCGCAGACCGTCAGCACACACAAAAAGCACATTCTCGAGAAGCTCGCACTGGCCAACGATGCGGCACTCATTCGCTACGCGATGCGTCACGGTTTGGATGGCGAGGGCGACGAATCTGGTGTTGATTAG
- a CDS encoding 2-dehydropantoate 2-reductase has protein sequence MRTTVVGAGAIGALLATALARAGQQVSVLARGETLSAVRAHGLRIIAGDAPAETVSVQAIEASDDAAALGEQDVVVLALKSQALPALAASLRPMIGPSTLVVSAMNGLPWWFLQGLVGMGANEPEPLEAVDPGGCVSAVLPAARAIGCVVHLSSASVAPGVVKRGRGNRLIVGAAHTQCASAARAFAHALAQGGFDAEATDDIRTDIWAKLWGNMNMNPLSALTGSTADRLLDDPFTHALALRMMEEADAIGRRLGLSTGMSAPQRVAVTRELGAFKTSMLQDVEAGRPLEIDPILGVFPELGRRLGVPTPFCDVVLGLLRQRAANSGL, from the coding sequence GTGCGCACCACTGTCGTCGGAGCGGGCGCGATCGGTGCGCTGCTTGCCACGGCACTCGCGCGCGCAGGGCAGCAGGTATCGGTGCTCGCGCGCGGCGAAACGCTCTCAGCGGTCCGCGCGCACGGCCTACGAATCATCGCCGGTGATGCACCGGCCGAAACCGTGTCCGTCCAGGCGATCGAAGCGAGCGACGACGCGGCCGCGCTCGGCGAGCAGGACGTCGTCGTGCTCGCGCTGAAGTCACAGGCGCTGCCGGCACTCGCGGCTTCGCTGCGTCCGATGATCGGGCCCAGCACCCTCGTCGTCAGCGCCATGAATGGTCTGCCATGGTGGTTTCTGCAGGGGCTCGTCGGCATGGGGGCAAACGAGCCGGAGCCGCTCGAAGCCGTCGACCCCGGCGGCTGTGTCTCCGCCGTCCTGCCGGCTGCGCGCGCGATCGGCTGCGTCGTCCATCTGTCGTCGGCGTCCGTCGCACCCGGGGTCGTCAAACGCGGCCGCGGCAATCGCCTCATCGTCGGCGCGGCTCACACGCAATGCGCGAGCGCGGCGCGCGCGTTCGCCCATGCGCTGGCGCAAGGCGGCTTCGATGCCGAAGCGACCGACGATATTCGCACCGATATCTGGGCCAAGCTCTGGGGCAACATGAACATGAATCCGCTCAGTGCGCTGACAGGCTCGACGGCCGACCGGCTGCTCGACGACCCGTTCACTCACGCGCTCGCACTGCGGATGATGGAAGAAGCCGATGCGATCGGCCGTCGCCTCGGCCTATCGACAGGCATGTCGGCACCGCAGCGCGTGGCCGTCACGCGCGAACTCGGCGCATTCAAGACATCGATGCTGCAAGACGTCGAAGCGGGACGTCCGCTCGAGATCGATCCTATCCTCGGCGTCTTTCCCGAACTCGGACGCAGGCTCGGCGTGCCGACGCCGTTTTGCGACGTCGTGCTCGGACTATTGCGTCAGCGGGCCGCGAACAGCGGACTGTAA